One part of the Pogoniulus pusillus isolate bPogPus1 chromosome 8, bPogPus1.pri, whole genome shotgun sequence genome encodes these proteins:
- the UCHL5 gene encoding ubiquitin carboxyl-terminal hydrolase isozyme L5 isoform X2 has product MKGLALSNSEVIRQVHNSFARQQMFEFDAKSSAKEEDAFHFVSYVPVNGRLYELDGLREGPIDLGACNQDDWISAVRPVIEKRIQKYSEGEIRFNLMAIVSDRKMIYEQRIAELQQQLAEEEPMDTDQSSNVLSSIQSEVAKYQMLIEEENQKLKRYKIENIRRKHNYLPFIMELLKTLAEHQQLIPLVEKAKEKQNAKKVQEAK; this is encoded by the exons ATGAAAGGTTTGGCACTAAGCAACTCTGAAGTGATTCGGCAAGTTCACAACAGTTTTGCCAG ACAACAGATGTTTGAATTTGATGCCAAGTCTTCAGCAAAAGAGGAAGATGCATTTCACTTTGTTAGCTATGTTCCTGTTAATGGAAGGCTGTATGAACTAGATGGCCTAAGGGAAGGACCAATCGATTTAG GTGCATGCAATCAAGATGACTGGATAAGTGCTGTACGGCCTGTAATAGAGAAACGTATCCAGAA GTACAGTGAAGGTGAGATAAGATTTAACTTGATGGCTATTGTGTCTGACAGGAAGATGATATATGAGCAGAGGATTGCAGAATTACAGCAGCAACTTGCAGAG GAGGAGCCTATGGATACAGATCAAAGCAGTAATGTGTTAAGTTCTATACAGTCAGAAGTTGCAAAATACCAGATGTTAATTGAAGAGGAGAACCAAAAATTAAAAAGATACAAG atTGAAAATATTAGAAGAAAACATAACTACCTGCCTTTCATTATGGAATTATTAAAGACTCTAGCAGAGCACCAACAATTAATACCATTAGTAGAAAAA gcaaaagaaaaacagaatgcCAAGAAAGTTCAGGAGGCCAAGTGA